In a single window of the Cucumis melo cultivar AY chromosome 11, USDA_Cmelo_AY_1.0, whole genome shotgun sequence genome:
- the LOC103496309 gene encoding conserved oligomeric Golgi complex subunit 5, whose product MASPAAASPSPFQSQRSPLSSNPAAASSPIHRFSSFNSPHSVNTTTTTTTTTSPLDSFASDPVFSAFLSPSFSSTSFSSAALSSGSPASTAEKLQKAIRLLESQLRNEVLSRHNDLLSQLSSLKHAENALSTVRSGVSSLQSTVRHVRSELSEPRNVVFTKTVQFSNLHQTTELLQHTIRALRLSKKLRDLASASADDPEKLDLSKAAQLHCEILSLCNEFDLAGIDVVDEELKWVKEIGEKLRIEAMKVLERGMESLNQAEVGTGLQVFYNLGELKATIEQLMTKYKGMGVKSVSVALDMKSISGSAGSGFGPGGIRGSGTPQIGGGAKAREALWQRLGTCLDQLHSIVIAVWHLQRVLSKKRDPFTHVLLLDEVIQASDSMLTDRVWEALVKAFASQMKSAFTASSFVKEIFTMGYPKLFSMIENLLERISRDTDVKGVLPAISSTGKDQMVAAIEIFQTAFLGFCLSRLSDLVSSIFPVSSRGSVPSKEQISKIISCIQEEIESVQMDGRLTLLVLRQVGKALLLLAERAECQISTGPEARQVNGPATQAQIKNFTLCQHLQEIHTRVSSMITGLPIIASDVLSPSLGSIYGVACDSVTSLFQAMLDSLESCILQIHDQNFGALGLNAAMDNNASPYMEELQKYILHFRSEFLSRLLPSSKNAAISGTENICTQLVRSMASRVLIFFIRHASLVRPLSESGKLRMARDMAELELAVGQNLFPVEQLGAPYRALRAFRPLIFLETSQLEASPLLHDLPASVILHHLYSRGPEELQSPMQRNKLTPQQYSLWLDSQGEDQVWKGVKATLDDYATRVRARGDKEFTAVYPLMLQVGSSLTQNSPAT is encoded by the exons ATGGCGTCTCCAGCCGCAGCGTCACCGTCACCGTTCCAGTCTCAGCGATCTCCGCTCTCTTCCAATCCGGCCGCTGCCTCCTCCCCTATTCACCgattttcttctttcaattcCCCTCACTCCGTTAACACCACCACTACTACTACCACTACCACATCTCCTCTCGATTCCTTTGCTTCCGACCCTGTTTTCTCCGcttttctttctccttcttTCTCCTCCACTTCCTTCTCCTCCGCTGCTCTTTCCTCCGGCTCCCCCGCCTCCACTGCCGAGAAGCTTCAGAAGGCCATCCGTCTCCTTGAATCACAGCTTCGCAATGAGGTTCTCTCCCGCCACAATGATCTACTCTCTCAACTCTCATCTCTCAAGCACGCTGAGAATGCCCTCTCCACTGTTCGATCCGGTGTCTCCTCCCTCCAATCCACCGTTCGTCATGTCCGATCCGAGCTTTCTGAACCCAGAAATGTCGTTTTTACCAAGACCGTTCAGTTCTCCAATCTTCATCAAACTACCGAGCTCCTTCAGCATACGATCCGTGCCCTTCGTCTTTCGAAGAAGCTTAGGGACCTTGCTTCTGCATCTGCTGATGACCCGGAGAAGCTGGATCTTTCTAAGGCTGCCCAGCTGCATTGCGAGATATTGAGCCTTTGTAATGAGTTTGACCTTGCGGGCATCGATGTCGTTGACGAGGAGTTGAAATGGGTTAAAGAAATTGGGGAAAAATTGAGAATTGAGGCTATGAAGGTTTTGGAGAGAGGAATGGAGAGTCTGAATCAAGCTGAGGTGGGGACTGGTTTGCAGGTGTTTTACAATCTTGGTGAATTGAAGGCGACCATTGAGCAATTGATGACCAAGTATAAGGGTATGGGGGTGAAAAGCGTAAGTGTGGCATTGGATATGAAGTCAATTTCGGGGTCGGCCGGAAGTGGATTTGGTCCGGGAGGAATAAGGGGAAGTGGGACGCCACAGATTGGTGGAGGTGCTAAGGCAAGGGAGGCGCTCTGGCAGAGGTTAGGAACCTGTTTGGATCAGTTGCATTCAATTGTTATTGCTGTTTGGCACTTGCAGAGGGTCTTATCGAAGAAACGCGACCCTTTTACTCATGTTTTGCTGCTTGACGAAGTTATCCAGGCAA GTGATTCCATGTTAACAGATCGAGTATGGGAGGCTCTTGTGAAGGCTTTTGCTAGCCAAATGAAGTCAGCTTTTACTGCATCAAGCTTTGTGAAAGAAATATTCACAATGGGGTATCCAAAACTGTTTTCAATGATAGAGAATCTTCTTGAAAGAATTTCACGTGATACTGACGTCAAAGGGGTTCTGCCAGCAATAAGTTCAACAGGAAAAGATCAGATGGTTGCAGCCATTGAAATATTCCAGACAGCTTTCCTTGGTTTTTGCTTGAGTCGCCTTTCTGATCTTGTTAGCTCTATATTTCCAGTCTCAAGTCGTGGTAGTGTTCCCTCGAAAGAACAGATCTCAAAAATCATATCATGTATTCAGGAAGAGATTGAATCTGTTCAGATGGATGGGCGCTTAACTCTACTTGTGCTGCGTCAAGTTGGCAAGGCTCTGCTCTTACTGGCTGAAAGAGCTGAATGTCAG ATATCTACCGGTCCTGAAGCTCGCCAAGTAAATGGTCCAGCAACTCAAGCCCAAATTAAGAATTTCACATTATGCCAGCATCTGCAAGAAATTCATACTCGAGTATCATCTATGATAACTGGGCTACCCATCATTGCTTCTGATGTTCTGTCTCCCTCATTAGGTTCAATATACGGGGTTGCCTGTGATTCTGTGACATCGCTATTCCAAGCCATGCTCGACAGTCTCGAGTCATGTATACTGCAAATTCATGACCAGAACTTTGGTGCACTGGGTTTGAATGCCgcaatggacaataatgcatcACCTTACATGGAGGAACTGCAAAAGTACATTCTTCACTTCCGCAGTGAGTTCTTATCAAGGCTGTTGCCTTCATCCAAAAATGCAGCCATCTCTGGAACGGAAAACATTTGCACTCAGCTTGTTAGAAGCATGGCATCAAGAGTGCTAATTTTCTTTATCAGGCATGCTTCTCTCGTCAGACCTCTTTCTGAATCAGGAAAACTACGTATGGCTAGGGACATGGCTGAACTGGAGCTAGCCGTGGGTCAAAACTTGTTCCCTGTAGAACAACTTGGTGCACCTTATCGAGCTCTTCGAGCATTTCGTCCACTTATATTTCTTGAAACTTCTCAACTGGAGGCATCTCCACTACTGCACGATCTGCCAGCAAGTGTCATACTTCATCATCTATATTCTCGGGGTCCTGAGGAACTGCAGTCACCGATGCAGAGGAACAAACTTACTCCTCAGCAGTACTCATTGTGGTTGGACTCTCAAGGTGAGGATCAAGTTTGGAAAGGTGTCAAAGCAACTCTAGATGATTACGCCACTAGGGTACGGGCCAGAGGAGACAAGGAATTTACTGCAGTATACCCTCTTATGCTTCAAGTAGGATCATCATTGACACAAAACTCCCCCGCAACATAA
- the LOC103496308 gene encoding probable BOI-related E3 ubiquitin-protein ligase 2 isoform X2, with protein sequence MGYGSPLTSFNANATPLETAALFPPYNSTLPMDHSFPKAAPVLPTSTGVVMKSDSGITYNLPIPRKRPRDHHHHHHHHHHPHSSTSNTLNRFVSYPSSQVQNNSQKNCGCNLYFLGEDISIQIQQQQMDLDLLISQHMEKVRMEVEEKRKREARRIMEVIELGMMRILRSKEEEIEKMGKLNWELEERVNCLSMENQIWRDVAETNEATANALRRNLEEVLLLQEKTTVVVVEEEVAESCCEGGGGGTEEDDERRMRKKKRKEEEDGGGGGEEEERRCKKCGKEESCVLLLPCRHLCLCTVCASSLHNCPICNSTNNASVRVILP encoded by the exons ATGGGATACGGATCGCCATTAACATCCTTCAATGCTAACGCCACACCCCTGGAGACCGCTGCTCTGTTTCCCCCATACAATTCTACTTTACCAATGGATCATTCCTTTCCGAAGGCGGCTCCGGTGCTTCCCACCTCCACAGGTGTTGTTATGAAGTCCGATAGCGGTATAACCTACAATCTCCCCATTCCCAGAAAGCGACCAAgagatcatcatcatcatcatcatcatcatcatcatccccATTCTTCTACTTCTAATACACTTAACCGATTCGTTTCCTATCCTTCGTCGCAAGTTCAGAATAATTCCCAGAAGAATTGCGGttgtaatttatattttctgGGTGAAGATATCTCAATTCAGATTCAACAACAACAAATGGATCTAGATCTATTGATTTCACAACAT ATGGAGAAGGTGAGAATGGAAGTGGAGGAGAAACGGAAGAGAGAAGCGAGGAGAATAATGGAGGTAATAGAGTTGGGGATGATGAGGATATTGAGGAGTAAAGAGGAAGAGATTGAGAAGATGGGGAAATTAAATTGGGAATTGGAAGAGAGAGTGAATTGTTTGAGTATGGAGAATCAAATATGGAGAGATGTGGCAGAGACGAATGAAGCGACGGCAAATGCGTTAAGGAGGAATTTGGAGGAAGTACTGCTTTTACAGGAGAAGACAACGGTGGTGGTGGTGGAGGAGGAGGTGGCAGAGTCGTGTTGTGAGGGCGGTGGTGGTGGGACGGAGGAAGATGATGAGAGGaggatgaggaagaagaagaggaaggaagaagaagatggaggaggaggaggagaagaagaagaaagaaggtgTAAGAAATGTGGAAAGGAAGAATCGTGTGTGTTGTTATTGCCATGCAGACATTTGTGTTTATGTACTGTTTGTGCTTCTTCTTTACATAATTGTCCTATTTGTAACTCTACTAACAATGCTAGTGTTCGTGTAATCCTCCCTTAA
- the LOC103496308 gene encoding probable BOI-related E3 ubiquitin-protein ligase 2 isoform X1, which produces MGYGSPLTSFNANATPLETAALFPPYNSTLPMDHSFPKAAPVLPTSTGVVMKSDSGITYNLPIPRKRPRDHHHHHHHHHHPHSSTSNTLNRFVSYPSSQVQNNSQKNCGCNLYFLGEDISIQIQQQQMDLDLLISQHQMEKVRMEVEEKRKREARRIMEVIELGMMRILRSKEEEIEKMGKLNWELEERVNCLSMENQIWRDVAETNEATANALRRNLEEVLLLQEKTTVVVVEEEVAESCCEGGGGGTEEDDERRMRKKKRKEEEDGGGGGEEEERRCKKCGKEESCVLLLPCRHLCLCTVCASSLHNCPICNSTNNASVRVILP; this is translated from the exons ATGGGATACGGATCGCCATTAACATCCTTCAATGCTAACGCCACACCCCTGGAGACCGCTGCTCTGTTTCCCCCATACAATTCTACTTTACCAATGGATCATTCCTTTCCGAAGGCGGCTCCGGTGCTTCCCACCTCCACAGGTGTTGTTATGAAGTCCGATAGCGGTATAACCTACAATCTCCCCATTCCCAGAAAGCGACCAAgagatcatcatcatcatcatcatcatcatcatcatccccATTCTTCTACTTCTAATACACTTAACCGATTCGTTTCCTATCCTTCGTCGCAAGTTCAGAATAATTCCCAGAAGAATTGCGGttgtaatttatattttctgGGTGAAGATATCTCAATTCAGATTCAACAACAACAAATGGATCTAGATCTATTGATTTCACAACAT CAGATGGAGAAGGTGAGAATGGAAGTGGAGGAGAAACGGAAGAGAGAAGCGAGGAGAATAATGGAGGTAATAGAGTTGGGGATGATGAGGATATTGAGGAGTAAAGAGGAAGAGATTGAGAAGATGGGGAAATTAAATTGGGAATTGGAAGAGAGAGTGAATTGTTTGAGTATGGAGAATCAAATATGGAGAGATGTGGCAGAGACGAATGAAGCGACGGCAAATGCGTTAAGGAGGAATTTGGAGGAAGTACTGCTTTTACAGGAGAAGACAACGGTGGTGGTGGTGGAGGAGGAGGTGGCAGAGTCGTGTTGTGAGGGCGGTGGTGGTGGGACGGAGGAAGATGATGAGAGGaggatgaggaagaagaagaggaaggaagaagaagatggaggaggaggaggagaagaagaagaaagaaggtgTAAGAAATGTGGAAAGGAAGAATCGTGTGTGTTGTTATTGCCATGCAGACATTTGTGTTTATGTACTGTTTGTGCTTCTTCTTTACATAATTGTCCTATTTGTAACTCTACTAACAATGCTAGTGTTCGTGTAATCCTCCCTTAA